Proteins encoded within one genomic window of Pararhizobium capsulatum DSM 1112:
- a CDS encoding DEAD/DEAH box helicase, giving the protein MFDPIGGFDRMIDQFQAYLDTAYRIGDPGVAEMRRALLSKPEQLALDPIFEAVPRYVTWDHGLEALLADKGKILKGFDDGQRRAFVELALSGLFDRDEDATETKGAYKPYRHQIQMLQKGVGIGTPGIVTSGTGSGKTESFMLPILAQLAKEATTWPAPNRSYDDDWLDPNKSFQLHRRNEHKDRPKAVRALVLYPLNALVEDQMVRLRKAVDSPEAREVMDRYFNGNRIFFGRYTGKSPVTGFRRHPRLADNRVWKDRAERSRTKLKKEMKRYRAIQRRLVDEGRAEELRYVFPSTDGGELISRWDMQATPPDILVTNQSILNAMLVREVDAPILQQTRDWLMNDADACFYLVLDELHLIRGSAGAEMAGLLKILLERLGLLQPEHAHKLRILASSASLPMDDENAPASIGYLRNMFGSAGTAGAAPDTVDQIWKDSVVRGDPFVVDEPNEMPTSESLIALADALSTSDYRRDGEALFEAFMAAARSISGSEKLDDKGILKNATSVAAAMLDYAMQEAGAPGGRSPRTASNLQKRLYPESDVRTIRGLLALRAIPDLPKEILPVSLRPEREAVGHLPGFRMHCFVRNIEGLFASVGLDREGKLTWGGPSIERGEDHEEKTEGGQKKRLFEMLYCEACGDLYVGGKRGSAVNGGSSRRVSLLPAPQELEKLPESAISTRFEDASHRDFALFWPALGEPQREIKDGSPFAWRRSFLSPYTGVVDETGSPGDVPGYLLDWPKSHPKDFHSRGSDEEGTAVPYCCAKCGTDYSGRFRAPNSLKREGRKSPIRSFRTGFAKTSQLLATELVASLKSQGGDGKLVAFSDSREDAATLALDVEVQHLRDLRREILMTAAAKLGERRSFTADDQAKIEELEAQLAELTLAKKRKEAMSVTMVLDELEARRAAVDFPASIPLQDLFEFKRGESGDVVRPILQELLKLGSTPIDGADTKFTRINNKPWYNFFVMEKDKPISWKSEDTESDDNLQTLGRARQRVQKEQPPEATDLLFSKTYFALEETGLGWPSFYGAVEYTEECSRNDAWLRIFSDAYRITPNQYKEEAPSPWNSALEMIGKRKNRLKTLLEQIFNDPVAEGDRFLKALADDLHQTRGDGSIDITRLHFRAARPPDKAIRCMKCGRVHLHAGFGRCTRCGEKLAWDGELTADKVARSNFLGRRVMRAIDKDEPLFRLKCEELTGQTRDPAQRLQQFKGVFVREENEKDEDFEGRQRFDTADLLSVTTTMEVGVDIGSLQAVYQGNMPPQRFNYQQRVGRAGRRGQAFSTVLTVCRSKSHDIHYFHNPIEITGAAPPPPFITTGLVDIPSRLLRKFWLVEAFDLLRKESGDDWAGDAMVPGDIHGEFLYCNEYFREGAGWCEKLKSSLERTTERRKAIATILSEVSNCPLPQIEERVTVDIVLQQIDDLKKDFGEQAVGIAAALAEGGLVPLYGMPTRSRNLYVDLVKKTGEREADWDTIDRDQDMAIFDFAPGNVRTREKLRHRCVGFTGVLRVPDEHKDDFNAAQEPYTKSWKKDDFHLRFCDACGKWSKGTEHTEHCACGGKLTDTPIHCVTPAAYRTDFRPKDEAIASKVGQLITLASLGEPLNSVEYENLRVNFAENSEIYLVNPGSRTDEDPSGFEGYTVQDVDDGAAKVIHWFKNAPRLKLKGQAIDPTMIEEDAMRWRGGDEVTKAWLASPKITNSLQIGPRKLNPNLRLLDMDVSMNKRDPSRTSVRAAAISATELIVQRAALELDIAPEEFDNLAPNILKSAEGNPLPYLQIADALPNGSGFCRHLSSEKAPVTKLIRSILDDEGKWPRKAVAAEDHPKRCETSCYKCLQRYNNRNFHGLLDWRLGLAYLRAIVDPVYECGFNEKYEAFEIRDWEANAKRLAEQTTTFIPGNQVSTVKGRPDIPMFTLDNRQNHWGVVVHPLWNQERLFAKLGLDHRYVAIDSFELARRPLNVLQRASKSW; this is encoded by the coding sequence ATGTTTGATCCGATCGGTGGCTTCGACAGGATGATCGACCAGTTTCAGGCCTATCTCGATACCGCCTACCGGATCGGCGACCCTGGCGTCGCCGAGATGCGCCGCGCGCTGCTGTCAAAGCCCGAGCAGCTTGCGCTCGATCCCATCTTCGAGGCTGTGCCGCGCTACGTGACTTGGGATCACGGGCTTGAAGCGCTTCTCGCTGACAAGGGGAAGATACTGAAGGGCTTCGATGACGGACAACGCAGAGCCTTCGTCGAGCTAGCGCTCTCCGGCCTGTTCGACCGCGACGAGGACGCCACGGAAACCAAAGGTGCTTACAAGCCTTACCGCCATCAGATCCAGATGCTGCAGAAGGGGGTCGGCATCGGAACGCCGGGGATCGTCACCTCTGGTACGGGTTCCGGCAAGACGGAATCGTTCATGCTGCCGATCCTTGCCCAACTTGCAAAGGAGGCAACGACCTGGCCAGCGCCCAACAGGTCTTATGACGACGACTGGCTGGATCCGAACAAATCCTTCCAGCTCCATCGCCGCAACGAGCATAAGGATCGACCGAAGGCAGTCCGCGCGCTCGTGCTCTACCCGCTCAACGCACTCGTTGAGGATCAGATGGTGCGGCTGCGAAAAGCCGTCGACTCCCCAGAAGCTCGCGAGGTTATGGACCGTTACTTCAATGGCAATCGCATCTTCTTTGGCCGCTACACCGGGAAGTCTCCGGTTACAGGGTTCCGCAGGCATCCGCGTCTTGCTGACAACCGTGTCTGGAAAGATCGCGCAGAGCGCTCCCGTACGAAGCTCAAGAAGGAAATGAAGCGCTACCGGGCGATCCAGCGCCGTCTCGTAGACGAGGGCAGAGCGGAAGAACTCAGATACGTCTTTCCGTCGACCGATGGCGGCGAGTTGATATCGCGCTGGGACATGCAGGCTACGCCTCCTGATATCCTCGTTACCAACCAGTCGATCCTGAACGCCATGCTCGTACGCGAGGTCGATGCTCCGATCCTCCAGCAGACCCGCGACTGGCTGATGAACGATGCCGACGCCTGCTTCTATCTCGTCCTCGACGAACTCCACCTAATTCGTGGTTCGGCCGGGGCGGAAATGGCTGGCCTTCTGAAGATCCTGCTGGAACGCCTCGGGCTTCTCCAGCCCGAACATGCTCACAAGCTTCGCATCCTGGCATCGTCGGCATCACTCCCGATGGACGACGAGAACGCCCCAGCCAGCATCGGCTATCTGCGCAACATGTTCGGTTCTGCCGGGACCGCCGGGGCAGCGCCCGACACCGTAGACCAGATATGGAAGGACAGCGTCGTCAGGGGCGACCCGTTCGTCGTGGACGAACCAAATGAAATGCCAACGTCCGAAAGCCTGATCGCGCTGGCCGACGCACTTTCGACTTCCGACTACAGGCGGGACGGGGAAGCCCTCTTCGAGGCCTTCATGGCGGCCGCCAGAAGCATTTCGGGTTCCGAGAAGCTGGACGATAAGGGCATCTTGAAAAACGCCACGTCCGTTGCCGCCGCCATGCTCGACTACGCCATGCAGGAGGCTGGTGCTCCCGGCGGCCGGAGTCCCCGAACCGCATCGAATCTTCAGAAGCGGCTCTATCCGGAGAGCGACGTTCGCACGATCAGGGGTCTTCTGGCACTGCGAGCCATTCCCGATCTCCCCAAGGAAATATTACCGGTATCGCTGCGACCCGAACGCGAGGCTGTCGGCCATCTGCCGGGCTTCAGGATGCATTGCTTCGTACGCAATATCGAAGGTTTGTTCGCATCCGTCGGTCTCGATCGCGAGGGCAAACTGACGTGGGGCGGACCCAGCATCGAGCGGGGCGAAGACCACGAAGAGAAAACCGAAGGCGGGCAGAAAAAGCGGCTCTTCGAGATGCTGTATTGTGAAGCTTGCGGCGACCTCTATGTCGGCGGAAAGCGCGGCTCCGCCGTTAACGGAGGCTCATCGAGGAGGGTGTCGCTGCTTCCCGCGCCGCAGGAACTCGAGAAGCTACCCGAGAGTGCCATCTCCACCCGGTTCGAGGACGCAAGTCACCGGGACTTCGCGCTCTTCTGGCCCGCACTCGGCGAACCCCAGCGCGAAATCAAGGATGGGTCGCCGTTCGCTTGGCGCCGGAGCTTCCTGAGCCCCTACACGGGCGTCGTCGACGAGACAGGAAGTCCGGGCGACGTCCCCGGCTACCTCCTCGACTGGCCGAAGTCGCATCCGAAGGATTTCCATTCCCGCGGCTCCGACGAGGAGGGCACTGCGGTGCCTTACTGCTGTGCGAAGTGTGGCACCGACTATTCCGGAAGGTTCAGAGCGCCGAACTCCCTGAAGCGCGAGGGACGCAAATCTCCGATCCGTAGCTTCCGGACAGGTTTTGCCAAGACTTCCCAACTTCTGGCCACAGAGCTCGTCGCGTCGCTCAAGTCGCAAGGGGGCGATGGAAAGCTTGTTGCTTTCTCCGACAGCCGAGAGGATGCCGCAACTCTCGCGCTCGACGTTGAAGTCCAGCACCTCAGAGATCTCCGTCGCGAGATCCTCATGACCGCAGCGGCGAAGCTTGGAGAACGGCGGAGCTTCACGGCCGACGATCAGGCCAAGATCGAAGAACTCGAAGCGCAGTTGGCCGAATTGACCTTGGCGAAAAAGCGCAAGGAGGCAATGTCGGTCACCATGGTCCTAGACGAGCTGGAAGCACGTAGGGCCGCGGTCGACTTCCCGGCGAGCATTCCGCTGCAGGACCTTTTCGAGTTCAAGCGCGGTGAATCCGGCGACGTTGTCCGACCTATCCTACAAGAGCTTCTGAAACTTGGATCGACGCCCATCGACGGCGCCGACACAAAGTTCACGCGCATCAACAACAAGCCCTGGTACAACTTCTTCGTCATGGAGAAGGACAAACCGATCTCGTGGAAATCCGAGGACACGGAAAGCGACGACAATCTACAGACCCTCGGCCGCGCCCGCCAAAGAGTCCAGAAGGAGCAACCTCCGGAGGCGACCGACCTTCTCTTCAGCAAGACCTATTTCGCGCTCGAAGAGACTGGCCTCGGCTGGCCGAGCTTTTACGGGGCCGTCGAATACACGGAAGAGTGTTCGCGTAACGATGCGTGGCTACGCATTTTCTCTGACGCGTACCGGATCACGCCCAACCAGTACAAGGAAGAGGCGCCGTCGCCATGGAACTCGGCGCTCGAAATGATCGGAAAGCGAAAGAACCGCCTGAAGACGCTGTTGGAGCAGATCTTCAACGATCCGGTGGCGGAAGGCGATCGCTTCTTGAAGGCATTGGCAGACGACCTTCATCAGACTCGCGGTGACGGCTCGATCGACATCACGAGGCTACATTTCCGCGCTGCCCGACCGCCCGACAAGGCTATCCGTTGCATGAAGTGCGGTCGCGTCCATCTTCATGCTGGATTTGGCCGCTGCACGCGTTGCGGCGAGAAGTTGGCATGGGACGGCGAGCTGACGGCAGACAAGGTCGCCCGCAGCAATTTCCTTGGCCGTCGCGTCATGCGCGCTATCGACAAGGACGAGCCGCTCTTCCGTTTGAAGTGCGAGGAGCTGACGGGTCAGACGCGCGATCCTGCCCAGCGGCTACAGCAGTTCAAGGGCGTGTTCGTCCGCGAGGAGAACGAGAAGGACGAGGACTTTGAGGGGCGCCAGCGCTTCGACACCGCAGATCTGCTATCGGTCACGACCACGATGGAAGTCGGTGTCGACATCGGATCGCTGCAGGCGGTGTACCAAGGCAACATGCCTCCGCAGCGCTTCAACTACCAACAGCGCGTCGGTCGTGCAGGCCGTCGCGGACAGGCGTTCTCGACGGTGCTTACAGTCTGCCGGAGCAAGAGCCACGACATCCACTACTTTCATAACCCCATCGAGATCACAGGTGCCGCTCCGCCGCCGCCCTTCATCACGACGGGCCTCGTGGACATTCCTTCACGACTCCTGCGGAAGTTCTGGCTTGTCGAGGCCTTCGACCTTCTCCGGAAGGAAAGCGGAGACGACTGGGCAGGCGATGCTATGGTGCCCGGCGACATCCACGGCGAGTTTCTCTACTGCAACGAATACTTCCGCGAGGGTGCTGGCTGGTGCGAGAAGCTGAAATCGTCGCTGGAGCGTACCACGGAAAGACGGAAGGCGATTGCGACGATCCTGTCGGAGGTTTCGAACTGCCCGCTGCCGCAGATCGAGGAGCGGGTGACCGTCGACATTGTGCTCCAACAGATCGATGACCTGAAAAAGGACTTTGGAGAGCAGGCGGTAGGCATCGCGGCGGCCCTCGCCGAAGGCGGTCTGGTGCCCCTCTATGGCATGCCGACGCGGTCTCGAAACCTCTACGTCGATCTCGTCAAGAAGACGGGAGAGCGTGAGGCCGACTGGGACACGATCGACCGCGATCAGGACATGGCGATCTTCGACTTCGCTCCGGGCAACGTCCGAACCCGCGAGAAGCTCCGCCATCGGTGCGTCGGGTTCACGGGCGTACTCAGGGTGCCCGACGAGCACAAGGACGACTTCAACGCTGCGCAGGAGCCTTACACCAAGAGCTGGAAGAAGGACGATTTCCATCTCCGCTTCTGCGATGCATGCGGCAAGTGGTCGAAGGGAACCGAACACACGGAGCACTGCGCATGCGGTGGGAAGCTGACGGACACGCCTATCCACTGCGTAACTCCCGCGGCCTATCGAACCGACTTCAGGCCGAAGGACGAGGCCATCGCGTCTAAGGTCGGGCAGCTCATCACCCTAGCAAGCCTCGGGGAACCGCTCAATTCGGTAGAATACGAGAACCTGCGGGTGAACTTCGCTGAGAATTCGGAGATCTACCTGGTCAATCCTGGATCGCGTACCGACGAGGACCCGTCCGGCTTCGAGGGCTACACCGTTCAGGACGTCGACGACGGTGCGGCGAAGGTGATCCACTGGTTCAAGAATGCTCCGAGGCTCAAGCTGAAGGGGCAGGCCATCGATCCGACCATGATCGAAGAGGACGCTATGCGCTGGCGTGGCGGTGACGAGGTCACCAAAGCGTGGCTCGCCTCGCCAAAGATCACGAACTCGCTTCAGATCGGTCCTCGGAAGCTGAACCCGAACCTGCGTCTACTGGACATGGACGTCTCCATGAACAAGCGTGATCCTTCACGCACCAGCGTTCGTGCCGCGGCCATTTCGGCCACCGAGCTTATCGTGCAGCGGGCGGCACTTGAACTCGATATCGCCCCCGAGGAGTTCGACAACCTCGCGCCGAACATCCTGAAATCGGCGGAAGGCAATCCTCTGCCGTACCTTCAGATAGCCGATGCGCTTCCGAACGGCTCGGGGTTCTGCCGACATCTTTCGAGCGAGAAGGCGCCCGTGACGAAGCTCATCAGAAGCATCCTCGACGATGAGGGGAAGTGGCCGCGGAAGGCTGTGGCGGCCGAGGACCATCCCAAGCGCTGCGAGACCTCCTGCTACAAGTGCCTGCAGCGGTATAACAACCGCAACTTCCACGGCTTGCTCGACTGGAGACTCGGTCTTGCGTACCTCCGTGCAATAGTCGATCCCGTATACGAGTGCGGTTTCAATGAGAAGTATGAGGCATTTGAAATCAGGGACTGGGAGGCGAACGCCAAGAGACTGGCGGAGCAGACGACGACGTTCATTCCGGGTAATCAGGTGTCCACGGTCAAGGGCAGGCCGGACATCCCCATGTTCACGCTGGACAACCGCCAGAACCATTGGGGTGTCGTCGTTCATCCGCTCTGGAACCAGGAGCGGCTATTCGCGAAGCTCGGCCTCGATCACCGATACGTCGCCATCGATAGCTTCGAGCTCGCCAGAAGGCCGCTCAACGTCCTTCAGCGGGCGTCGAAGTCCTGGTGA